CTAGCCTtaaacagtaaagaaacatcCAAGCGCAAAAGCATTGGGAGTGCTTTGAGGATTACTCCAAAAGAAAAGGAGGCATTTGTGAAGAAGAAATTGAGAGAGGCGTGAAGGAAGGAAGACTATAattaaatgctgtcttccaTTGTCTCTCCGCCCCAGGGTTATGTGACACCAGGCTGAAGAATACAAAAAGAAAAAGAGTATATGTGCTAAAGACAAAGAAATAATTAGATCTGAACAATTGTATATGGcaaatgatttaaattgttGGGTATCCATGTTTGATTACTTTAATTTTTGCTAATATAACTCAATAGACATAACCCAAAAATCTTGTGCATTGATCTACAAATCCTCCTTGTTGATATTCAGGTTTTTTCGTTATCATTGGGAAGCACATTTATTTCCAAAATATATATTAGCACATGATATTTTACTATATAAACAGTGATAAATTCAGATGCATTGAGTAATACAACTACATTAAAAGGAAGGTTACATATCTTTAATTATGAAAGTAAGGTGGAAAAggcaacacaaaaaaactaatatAGAAAAACAGCACTAGTATCTGTGCAATAAATTAACAATATACAAAGTGCTTTCTCTTATTTACATTTCATATACAGCATCAGGGTAAAACTATCAGGATGCTAAACAGACAAGACATAAGGAAAGAAATGTGTGTATTTTGGACCAATAACGAATTCAAACCCTCTTTGTATGATCAaccaataaattataaaataaaatacatccatgTCCAAATTACTAccttaaatttaaaaaagtttaatctAGTTGCCTGTGCAATTCTACACTTTTAGAAAAAAGGGTACCCTTTAAAATGgtcctacactgaaaaaatgattcattgaatttaataaaaaaaatttaaggtaagtgtttgcaatcaatttatttaatctacatttaaacaaaaaaagattagtaaagtaaaattaaatataaaacttttgtttaaatgtagcttaaataaattgattgcaaccacttaaaaaaattgataaaaatcaatatttttttcagtgtaatatgTCCTATTTTGGTACAGATgggtacctttgaggtaccagtatgcaccttttaggtacaaaagtgtatttttgaaaaggtaccgcctGAAGTGACAcgttttgtaccttcttgtaccttgAGTGTACTTATAACtacttaaaacatattttgataaaGTCGAATTTCAAAtggtttacattacattttagccaatttgattaaacttaaagatTTAGGCATCAAAAAAGTTTTAGGTTTGTCCAAAATCTGAATGAAGAGTTTTTTTGTGCCCTAAATGTTTGATGTGATGTTCAGTGCTATCTTAaatttttgaaagatatatggTGGTATCTTACTGTACATGCATTTTACAACTTAAGCCACGTCTGCAATTGAAATGATACAGATGAAAATATGTGCTCACAGTATAAGATCTCCTAGAGATCTTAGGCCTCCATTAAAGCATTCTTTACATGTTTCTTTTAGCTAAGGGTGAAACAAACACAACTAGTAAAAACTCTAAAGCTTCTTCTTTAACCGATAGCTTTTCCTGCGGCTGGCGCTGCTATCGTTCTTGACTCGCTTGGTCCTCTTGACACAGTAGTACTTTGTGACAGTTTTACGGCACTGCTCGCATTTCACGGCACAACACCAATGGAACTTGCAGTTGCAGCTAGAAACGGTCTCAGCCCTGCGCTCCTCTACGGCCAGACCGCAATCCAAACACAGCCGCTTACAGCTGCGCTTCTCCCATTTGGTCAGGTTCTTCCCTTTCCTCAGGCATTCACGGCCTTCTGTACCTGCCAAGCCTAAGGTCCGGTTCTCCAAGCAGTAGTCGGGGGAATCCTCCAAATGCACCAGCTCTTTACGTGAGATTGAGCTGAAGGTCTCCGCGATTGCCCCACGGCTGGCTGCGCTGTTGCCTGCGCCGCGCAGCAGGTCCACCTTCAGAGCTCTGTGATATTTCTCCTTTAGATAGTTGCCCACCTCACGAAACTCTGGCAACTGCAGCCAGCAAGTCTGAGTTGTGCAGCTGCCAGACACTCCATGGCACTTGCACGTTCTCTGCATGGTTCCTTTTACTGCCTGATTGGAGAGAGGATCTGGTGTTAAAGAATTAGCAATGCACTTCTGTAGAGAAGAAGTTTCATTCAGAGGTTCATTCAGAATGG
This Misgurnus anguillicaudatus chromosome 11, ASM2758022v2, whole genome shotgun sequence DNA region includes the following protein-coding sequences:
- the wnt8b gene encoding protein Wnt-8b — protein: MQWEVYYYSFILMAHMKSCCSWSVNNFLMTGPKAYLIYSSSVAAGAQSGIEECKYQFAWDRWNCPERALQLSTHSGLRSANRETAFFHAISSAGVMYTLTRNCSLGDFDNCGCDDTRNGQRGGQGWLWGGCSDNVGFGEVISKQFVDALETGQDARAAMNLHNNEVGRKAVKGTMQRTCKCHGVSGSCTTQTCWLQLPEFREVGNYLKEKYHRALKVDLLRGAGNSAASRGAIAETFSSISRKELVHLEDSPDYCLENRTLGLAGTEGRECLRKGKNLTKWEKRSCKRLCLDCGLAVEERRAETVSSCNCKFHWCCAVKCEQCRKTVTKYYCVKRTKRVKNDSSASRRKSYRLKKKL